A region of Necator americanus strain Aroian chromosome I, whole genome shotgun sequence DNA encodes the following proteins:
- a CDS encoding hypothetical protein (NECATOR_CHRI.G2679.T4), with product MYKLKTSSEELKSIGTPKWISRCGNCSIIVKREDALRGEVVVAGGRLWHKQHFQCTECKAPLPNMEYYVIGNSVVCIDCHLDDVSPKCTGCGRAVYEEYFSIDGKPFHHDCFLCSRCRNPIPGGQYLMLDEKWYDEDCYHFVKHRLAVVNRI from the exons ATGTACAAGTTAAAGACGTCGAGCGAAGAA TTAAAGTCGATTGGGACTCCGAAGTGGATTTCACGATGTGGTAACTGCAGTATAATCGTAAAGCGAGAAGACGCACTTCGg GGAGAAGTCGTTGTTGCTGGTGGAAGACTATGGCACAAGCAGCACTTTCAATGCACAGAATGCAAG GCTCCCCTGCCCAACATGGAGTACTACGTAATCGGAAACAGCGTAGTGTGCATTGACTGTCACCTTGATGACGTCAGCCCAAAATGTACAG GCTGCGGAAGAGCGGTTTACGAAGAGTACTTCTCTATTGATGGGAAACCTTTCCATCACGACTGCTTCCTTTGTAGCCGGTGCAGAAATCCTATTCCAG GTGGGCAGTATCTGATGCTGGACGAAAAATGGTATGATGAAGACTGCTACCATTTTGTAAAACACCGACTTGCCGTCGTAAATCGAATATGA